The Andrena cerasifolii isolate SP2316 chromosome 14, iyAndCera1_principal, whole genome shotgun sequence genome contains a region encoding:
- the Egl gene encoding egl_like_exo domain-containing protein isoform X1 — MDSSEYETVRNMTLLFFFELLVDKCGPRTLHDLSCQFGAKGFTKEMRQIAGGSQSGLKKFLAQYPMLFLINGDYVSVNTFQQVAEEENGCKLSGKRDYAREAVEYFTNKLLQYGVGTEVPIKSLLGHRSQASPEVRHISGQHYKEFRDFLSKYPDAFVVTEDNVMLKQYEGMKAEPPIKLEPDIPIDPDVTAKLLDFLYECIEQKGPILVDQMFNIVDVKFSFENWTPIFKTPQDICTFVQMFPDAFHVQSNLVTLIGRPKSSVTEGKARAKLANSTRSQNSIASQTTAPQAVQASDTQISQQNNSEPVSTNATNQVNSVQSSYPQLNENNNNSPPVSLQQQTLKQRINTLVMKTLADNTEKDRNLQIAQMGDAWKLKVLQQTRVIVNPRESLQIIEDIINPRKMPVDGKIIVSFDCEGINLGVKGQLTLIQIGTMSGQAYLFDLFTCPNLVQAGGLQKLLEHTNVIKVIHDCRNDSINLYSQFKIMLNNVFDTQAAHAVLQFQETGKPVYKVKNVNLNTLCDHYGAPLNPLKEQLKNIYRSNQRYWCRRPLTRDMLIYASSDVLCLVPQIYVSMAKLIKPEVHALFAELCEEQIQMHIKPAEVKARKKQRKVETEVADLKKRMEEATTKNIVLSNREIRLLRYLDLTEDEKEKLKGSYKVARKLEKLENMGQDKGDSSDDDEDDKMEDSEYHSMESYTSENSHSGTTSYRGILSPRNSDTPSLTESMQIMDEILSDERMDRFEKIEKLEAILSAVTGSATDQFSSSSADASPAKCACSCRDKTKSPRTDRNAGSSVACQTYSTGDIVITKIFLTEEEKEHIDILNSPKK; from the exons ATGGATAGTTCGGAGTACGAGACTGTACGGAACATGACGCTTTTATTCTTCTTCGAGCTTCTCGTGGACAAATGCGGTCCACGCACGCTGCACGATTTAAGCTGCCAGTTTGGGGCTAAAGGGTTTACGAAAGAAATGCGCCAGATAGCTGGTGGATCTCAAAGTGGCCTTAAAAAATTCCTAGCTCAATATCCGATGTTGTTTCTCATCAATGGCGATTACGTATCCGTGAATACCTTTCAACAAGTGGCAGAAGAAGAAAACGGTTGTAAATTAAGTGGTAAACGAGATTACGCGCGAGAGGCTGTAGAATATTTTACGAATAAGTTGCTGCAGTATGGAGTTGGTACGGAGGTACCGATTAAAAGTCTTCTGGGGCATCGGTCTCAGGCTTCCCCAGAAGTTAGACACATATCTGGCCAGCATTACAAGGAATTTAGAGATTTTCTTTCGAAATATCCGGACGCTTTCGTAGTTACGGAGGATAACGTGATGTTGAAACAATACGAAGGCATGAAAGCAGAGCCTCCGATAAAGCTAGAACCTGATATACCTATAGATCCAGACGTGACTGCTAAATTATTAGATTTCCTTTACGAATGTATCGAACAGAAGGGTCCAATTCTTGTCGATCAAATGTTCAACATAGTTGACGTCAAATTCTCCTTTGAGAACTGGACCCCGATATTTAAAACACCGCAGGACATATGTACATTCgtgcagatgtttccagacgcGTTTCACGTTCAAAGTAATCTGGTAACGTTAATTGGACGACCAAAATCTTCCGTAACAGAGGGAAAGGCGAGAGCGAAGCTTGCGAATTCTACGCGAAGTCAAAACAGTATTGCCAGCCAAACAACTGCGCCTCAGGCTGTCCAGGCAAGCGACACTCAGATATCGCAGCAAAATAATTCGGAACCCGTCAGTACTAACGCAACGAATCAAGTGAATTCTGTACAAAGCTCTTATCCGCAGTTGAACGAGAACAATAACAATTCTCCCCCAGTAAGCTTGCAGCAGCAAACTCTGAAGCAAAGAATAAATACACTCGTGATGAAGACTTTGGCGGATAACACGGAGAAAGATCGGAATTTACAGATCGCGCAGATGGGAGACGCATGGAAGCTAAAAGTATTACAACAAACTAGAGTAATTGTAAATCCACGGGAGAGCCTACAGATTATCGAGGATATAATAAATCCTCGTAAAATGCCCGTCGATGGCAAAATCATTGTCTCATTCGACTGCGAGGGCATAAACTTGGGAGTCAAAGGGCAATTGACGCTCATACAAATTGGAACAATGTCTGGGCAAGCGTATTTATTTGATTTATTCACGTGCCCGAATCTTGTCCAAGCCGGAGGGCTTCAAAAGCTTCTAGAGCATACAAATGTTATTAAAGTAA TTCATGATTGTAGAAATGACAGTATCAATTTGTACAGCCAGTTCAAGATTATGTTGAACAATGTTTTCGATACGCAG GCAGCTCATGCGGTACTTCAGTTTCAAGAGACTGGTAAACCTGTATATAAAGTCAAGAACGTTAATCTGAACACGTTATGTGATCATTACGGTGCTCCATTAAATCCATTAAAGGAACAGTTAAAGAATATCTATCGCAGTAATCAAAGATACTGGTGTCGTCGACCGCTCACGCGAGACATGCTCATTTATGCTAGCAGCGACGTTCTATGTCTGGTTCCACAAATATACGTTTCCATGGCTAA ACTTATAAAGCCGGAAGTACACGCTCTCTTTGCTGAATTGTGCGAGGAGCAAATTCAGATGCACATTAAACCTGCAGAAGTGAAGGCACGTAAAAAACAACGAAAAGTGGAGACAGAGGTTGCggatttaaagaaaagaatggAAGAAGCAACCactaaaaatattgtattaagTAATCGTGAGATACGTCTTCTGCGTTACTTAGATCTTACTGAAGACGAAAAGGAGAAATTGAAGGGGAGCTACAAAGTTGCAAGAAAGTTGGAGAAACTTGAGAATATGGGCCAAGATAAAGGGGATAGCAGCGACGATGATGAAGACGATAAAATGGAAGATTCAGAGTATCATAGCATGGAAAGCTACACGTCTGAGAATTCACATTCTGGTACAACATCTTATC GTGGTATATTGTCGCCGAGAAACTCTGATACCCCTAGCCTCACTGAATCAATGCAGATAATGGATGAAATCCTTTCCGATGAACGAATGGACAGATTCGAAAAGATCGAGAAATTGGAAGCTATCCTTTCAGCCGTTACCGGCTCCGCGACCGATCAATTCTCATCGAGCAGCGCCGACGCGTCCCCGGCGAAGTGTGCATGCTCGTGCCGGGATAAAACTAAGAGCCCGCGAACAGATCGTAACGCTGGAAGTAGCGTGGCTTGCCAAACTTATAGTACAGGTGATATagtaattaccaaaatatttctcacagaggaggaaaaggaacaTATAGATATACTGAATTCGCCAAAAAAATAG
- the Egl gene encoding egl_like_exo domain-containing protein isoform X2 — MDSSEYETVRNMTLLFFFELLVDKCGPRTLHDLSCQFGAKGFTKEMRQIAGGSQSGLKKFLAQYPMLFLINGDYVSVNTFQQVAEEENGCKLSGKRDYAREAVEYFTNKLLQYGVGTEVPIKSLLGHRSQASPEVRHISGQHYKEFRDFLSKYPDAFVVTEDNVMLKQYEGMKAEPPIKLEPDIPIDPDVTAKLLDFLYECIEQKGPILVDQMFNIVDVKFSFENWTPIFKTPQDICTFVQMFPDAFHVQSNLVTLIGRPKSSVTEGKARAKLANSTRSQNSIASQTTAPQAVQASDTQISQQNNSEPVSTNATNQVNSVQSSYPQLNENNNNSPPVSLQQQTLKQRINTLVMKTLADNTEKDRNLQIAQMGDAWKLKVLQQTRVIVNPRESLQIIEDIINPRKMPVDGKIIVSFDCEGINLGVKGQLTLIQIGTMSGQAYLFDLFTCPNLVQAGGLQKLLEHTNVIKVVHDCRNDSINLYSQFKIMLNNVFDTQAAHAVLQFQETGKPVYKVKNVNLNTLCDHYGAPLNPLKEQLKNIYRSNQRYWCRRPLTRDMLIYASSDVLCLVPQIYVSMAKLIKPEVHALFAELCEEQIQMHIKPAEVKARKKQRKVETEVADLKKRMEEATTKNIVLSNREIRLLRYLDLTEDEKEKLKGSYKVARKLEKLENMGQDKGDSSDDDEDDKMEDSEYHSMESYTSENSHSGTTSYRGILSPRNSDTPSLTESMQIMDEILSDERMDRFEKIEKLEAILSAVTGSATDQFSSSSADASPAKCACSCRDKTKSPRTDRNAGSSVACQTYSTGDIVITKIFLTEEEKEHIDILNSPKK; from the exons ATGGATAGTTCGGAGTACGAGACTGTACGGAACATGACGCTTTTATTCTTCTTCGAGCTTCTCGTGGACAAATGCGGTCCACGCACGCTGCACGATTTAAGCTGCCAGTTTGGGGCTAAAGGGTTTACGAAAGAAATGCGCCAGATAGCTGGTGGATCTCAAAGTGGCCTTAAAAAATTCCTAGCTCAATATCCGATGTTGTTTCTCATCAATGGCGATTACGTATCCGTGAATACCTTTCAACAAGTGGCAGAAGAAGAAAACGGTTGTAAATTAAGTGGTAAACGAGATTACGCGCGAGAGGCTGTAGAATATTTTACGAATAAGTTGCTGCAGTATGGAGTTGGTACGGAGGTACCGATTAAAAGTCTTCTGGGGCATCGGTCTCAGGCTTCCCCAGAAGTTAGACACATATCTGGCCAGCATTACAAGGAATTTAGAGATTTTCTTTCGAAATATCCGGACGCTTTCGTAGTTACGGAGGATAACGTGATGTTGAAACAATACGAAGGCATGAAAGCAGAGCCTCCGATAAAGCTAGAACCTGATATACCTATAGATCCAGACGTGACTGCTAAATTATTAGATTTCCTTTACGAATGTATCGAACAGAAGGGTCCAATTCTTGTCGATCAAATGTTCAACATAGTTGACGTCAAATTCTCCTTTGAGAACTGGACCCCGATATTTAAAACACCGCAGGACATATGTACATTCgtgcagatgtttccagacgcGTTTCACGTTCAAAGTAATCTGGTAACGTTAATTGGACGACCAAAATCTTCCGTAACAGAGGGAAAGGCGAGAGCGAAGCTTGCGAATTCTACGCGAAGTCAAAACAGTATTGCCAGCCAAACAACTGCGCCTCAGGCTGTCCAGGCAAGCGACACTCAGATATCGCAGCAAAATAATTCGGAACCCGTCAGTACTAACGCAACGAATCAAGTGAATTCTGTACAAAGCTCTTATCCGCAGTTGAACGAGAACAATAACAATTCTCCCCCAGTAAGCTTGCAGCAGCAAACTCTGAAGCAAAGAATAAATACACTCGTGATGAAGACTTTGGCGGATAACACGGAGAAAGATCGGAATTTACAGATCGCGCAGATGGGAGACGCATGGAAGCTAAAAGTATTACAACAAACTAGAGTAATTGTAAATCCACGGGAGAGCCTACAGATTATCGAGGATATAATAAATCCTCGTAAAATGCCCGTCGATGGCAAAATCATTGTCTCATTCGACTGCGAGGGCATAAACTTGGGAGTCAAAGGGCAATTGACGCTCATACAAATTGGAACAATGTCTGGGCAAGCGTATTTATTTGATTTATTCACGTGCCCGAATCTTGTCCAAGCCGGAGGGCTTCAAAAGCTTCTAGAGCATACAAATGTTATTAAA GTAGTTCATGATTGTAGAAATGACAGTATCAATTTGTACAGCCAGTTCAAGATTATGTTGAACAATGTTTTCGATACGCAG GCAGCTCATGCGGTACTTCAGTTTCAAGAGACTGGTAAACCTGTATATAAAGTCAAGAACGTTAATCTGAACACGTTATGTGATCATTACGGTGCTCCATTAAATCCATTAAAGGAACAGTTAAAGAATATCTATCGCAGTAATCAAAGATACTGGTGTCGTCGACCGCTCACGCGAGACATGCTCATTTATGCTAGCAGCGACGTTCTATGTCTGGTTCCACAAATATACGTTTCCATGGCTAA ACTTATAAAGCCGGAAGTACACGCTCTCTTTGCTGAATTGTGCGAGGAGCAAATTCAGATGCACATTAAACCTGCAGAAGTGAAGGCACGTAAAAAACAACGAAAAGTGGAGACAGAGGTTGCggatttaaagaaaagaatggAAGAAGCAACCactaaaaatattgtattaagTAATCGTGAGATACGTCTTCTGCGTTACTTAGATCTTACTGAAGACGAAAAGGAGAAATTGAAGGGGAGCTACAAAGTTGCAAGAAAGTTGGAGAAACTTGAGAATATGGGCCAAGATAAAGGGGATAGCAGCGACGATGATGAAGACGATAAAATGGAAGATTCAGAGTATCATAGCATGGAAAGCTACACGTCTGAGAATTCACATTCTGGTACAACATCTTATC GTGGTATATTGTCGCCGAGAAACTCTGATACCCCTAGCCTCACTGAATCAATGCAGATAATGGATGAAATCCTTTCCGATGAACGAATGGACAGATTCGAAAAGATCGAGAAATTGGAAGCTATCCTTTCAGCCGTTACCGGCTCCGCGACCGATCAATTCTCATCGAGCAGCGCCGACGCGTCCCCGGCGAAGTGTGCATGCTCGTGCCGGGATAAAACTAAGAGCCCGCGAACAGATCGTAACGCTGGAAGTAGCGTGGCTTGCCAAACTTATAGTACAGGTGATATagtaattaccaaaatatttctcacagaggaggaaaaggaacaTATAGATATACTGAATTCGCCAAAAAAATAG